aaaagtggggtaCTTAAGGTCAGAAACTATGTCACTAGTTTAATGAACTGCTTagaggatcttcatcaaacctagTTAGATGGGCAAGGTCCTCTTCAAGTGAGCAGCTTAGCCCTGTTGGGACTCCTGTTCTATTAAAATGGTCAACATTATGATTGTGAATTTTATAGACATCATACGTTTAGATACTGAGATTTTAATTTATAGGCATTCTGGTATTGATTTGTAGATCATGTTAACTAATCAGTGGTTTAAATATTTGCCTTCTTTTCCAGGACTGAATTCCCCCAACAAAAGAGGCCACGTAAGAATCTTTTTATAGTTACAATTTTCCTGTTTTGAATGAATAAGGACTGTCCTGCATGCTCATAATAATTGGTGTATACGTTAAgacatttaattcaaattaaaatgttctGTGTCCAGCAAGAACTATTAGaaattgttttttcattaaaatataaatttacagtACTCAATCGTGTAGTTTCAGAACCTCACAATTTGTCACAAAGGATGTAGAATTTTTTCTTATGAGGAAATCCATCCAGTTGGTATAAATGGATGGTCAGTGGCTCTACCATTgctgtaaacaaaacaaatgaatcaTCATATCTCTGTACTTTGTTAGCACAAATTGTGCTGAAAATCTCTTATAcattgaaaagttgaaaaaacaaATCCACAACTGGATTGATATAAGATGTTTAAGTTGTGGATGCATTGGTCGGGAGAGCTAAGACACTTTCctatggaggtgaaggcccctggtttgaTTCCTGGCTACTCGCATTATGGTGTGTCCTttggcaaggcactttatcacgattgtcTCAGTTGACCCGGCTGCTGTAAATTGGTACCAGCAAATTTCTGGGGTTACGGTATAATTGGTTTTATCTGTTCTTAAAATATAGTTCCTCACAAGCTCAACAGaccttatgttcattgtttcacaaagcgaaagtaaataaaatttacctttactttGTTTACGTTCACCTTTAACTGTTGTGACATCAAAAGTTATGAAGTTCTTAATGTTACTTACACTGGGTAGTACACTAGTATACACACCTTGATTATTTTTTGACACTGTTGCTTTACACAGCCATCACGGATACGGAAGAGGAACATGAGATTTTACAATGATGATGAAGACAATTCAAGCTCCCCTGTCAAGTCTAGTCCAAGGAAACAGTCCAGACCTGTAAGATAATAAAGTTTATAAGGTTCTTTGTCAGTTAATTGAGCAGTTTAACCTGCTGATAAGTCTCAGTAGTGCAAGTTGGACTACATGTTGCTAGTTTGATCTCCAGGTGAGAAAACAGTTATTAGATCACTCATCCTCCAGTGTggattcatgtggggatgttgtCTTCTACACATACTTGTAGAGCACAAGCTTGTTCTGATATGAAATGCAGGAATACTGGGGTTCATACCCTTCCCGAATTAGGGGAGGCACAGGGACCAGTATTTATTCCCCGAGCAAGGCGTATGTTGTTCTCCTGACAATGTGATAagatgtgtctgaaatcaatagtcctccatctctgatttatGTAGAGCAGTTGGAATAAACTTGAAGAGAATaggtaagtactggtacagaatccaggaacaccagtTAGGTTAAATGCCACCTGTTAgatttactgaaatactgttgaaaaatgggaCTGAATCCAAATCAGTAAAAGAGTTATGGGTAAGTTAGCTGACTAATGTCTTAAGTCACTGAAACACTGTTCGAACATGACATGAATTTCATGGTCATGTTAAAAACAATAGTCAAGTAACTTTCAATAGCAACAATATATTCTTGTTAGCAAGATAAAGGCATAGTTTTAAAAGCTAGACAGTAATTaatcaagttaaaaaaaattcatgaGCAAAGTCCACTGGGCTGAGTGACAGCATTGATGTGACCCTTCCCACACTGTTCAGTTTAAAAATGACTGAATCAAGATCATTACCAGAAACCAAGGTTTTGAACCAGGTACACAATCTAATCTTCAGAAGTCGTCtcatactgaaaatataaagtaCACATAACCAAAATACACTTGGCTTATACTGTAATATTACATCTTTTCTTATGGCATAAAAAGATACTAATAAAACAAAGTTTGTTCTTAAATTCTCACAGTTTCCCATATTGTTACTATAAGAAAATCCATGATTTTATagaggtttttgttttttttttcacgaaatgacaagaaaatgaaaaatgtgcaAAGATTAATCTGTCGTGATGATTGCTGAAtttgcatttgattttacatatattttttttcagtcaagTTCAAGAACTTATGTTACCACTGGACATGATAAACGTGTGGCACAGATTATTGGTGTACGATTACGTAACCTTCTTAAGCTTCCCAAAGCTCATAAATGGGTGTGTTACGAGTGGTTCTACTCAAATCTGGACCAGTAAGTTGtctttttccttgtttttatacTGCTAAAGGGAAGCTTGTGGTATTTACACTGCTCGTTTGATAGTCGTTAGTCCTACAGAATTGCTTTGTGTCTCGGCTTTTACTTTAAATGGTGTTGGTATGATTTAatacaacaaaaatttaaaatgttgacTATTGCTTCTTAATTGTGATCTGAAACTTCAGCCATTGAACACAAGGTAATGGTAATTCGAAAGAAACTTGATACATATAATAATGGAATAAATGTTCTGTCATTTTATGTGGACTGAatcatatttcttaaatcatAATAAACTGTAAACTAGATTTTGCAACTTTTTGCAGACCTTTGTTCCTAGGAGAAAATGATTTCCAAGTTTGTCTGAAAGAATCCTTCCCACAGCTGAAACTGAAGAAGATGAGACGTGTTGAGTGGTCCAAGATTAGGAGGCTGATGGGAAAACCAAGAAGGTAATTGAGGATTAAAAAGTTAGGGACATAGCTACAAGTAAATGCTGCTTTTGATTCCAGGGCGTTcttacttttgttttcaaaagtatCTGCTCTTGCAGGATTTTTAGTTAGCATTAAAAAGAGAGTGTTATTAAAACCAAGATTTACAAGCAAAGTTATTGTTGGGTGTTATCTGTCTTGATTTTGTATGCAATCacagttttcatttttgcattcatatttcagtcaaaacattttttgttgaattttagtAACAACATAACAAGCACTTGCCCGATCAGTAGACTGTACAGGGAGGCCCACTCTTCCTATCGTAACTCTAACTCACCAATGGGAGTGGGAGAGTGGAATTTTACATCCCTGCAATTATGTTCCAAACTATGGAGGGagatatgttgtttctttttctctGTCATACAGATTTGTACTATATATGCAtgcgcctcggtagcctagtggtagagcgtctgcttcgagtgcgggagatcATGGGTTCAATCCCCAGCTGCGTCCAACCAAaaacgtaaaaatggtactagtagtttcCTCGCTTGGCATTCAGCATTAAgtggatagtgctaggactggtcagcccggtgtcagtataatatgactgggttgggtatcatgccacgtgtctacggcatgatattccagtgaggcagcactataaaattgggcattgtgctcactgctacaagtagacaccgtcgtttatatgactgaaaaattgttgaaaagacgttaaacccgaacacacacacacacgctatATGCATGCTTCTTTGATTTTAATCATTTAGGTGTTCATCGTCATTCTTTGCGGAAGAACGGGCAGCTTTACATAATAAACGTCAGAAGATTCGTCTTCTGCAACAACGTAAGATAAACGAGGTGGGTTCACATGAAGATCTGCCAGAGGAAGTGCCAGTACATCTTGTGATAGGGACAAAGGTCACAGGTAACACCAAAATACAATTTTGCTATAGATACAAATGGTTTAAACCTTGGGACTGAAAAAGATTCaaatctttaatttattttaaggttcatgtaaagtcttttgaaacaacccctcgggtgaatttttgttttagtttttttaagccacataggccttggtctatcataaagaatacacaaaaatgttcttaataagtagaagaaactttcaagacaggttattcCATTTTGAACAacatattttgtcttatatcacatgcgctttgactgttcatgttctattttgtagaaaatatcaagcttctttttcaaaagtattttgtcattacttctATTATCATTGCGTGTCTAACATATTTgtccaggtactccgggagttgaaagtattacaaaccatgtacatttcaaaaaaatgcaaaatgaaagtaaaagtagaGCTGTCAGATTGACAAAAAAatgcagtatttcaacaaatataaaagtaaactatttttcatttcccggagtacctagataagtatgtaagacacacaacaaaaacaaacgtagagaaaaaatgtgtttgaaaaagaagtttgattatattttacaaaatagaatgtggacagctgaagtacatgttttgtaagacaaaatacatactaccaaacaaggtgacctctaTAGAAAGTACTTTCTACTTCTTCTAAACAACTCCGTATatgtatgttatgaatattatgaGTCTGTccggtataatttccaaaatgaaaatttacctaaGGGGTGGTCTCTAacgctttacatgaaccttatGCACCCTTCGGTTAAACCTTAAAAGTTCTGTGGTAAGCAGATGACCCCAGTTGATATATTGAGGTCTCAAGAAGTGAAAGGTGGTAAGATTAGATAAAATGGAGTACTTttgagaaaactttaaaaaaaaagtctgtaGTATTTTATTTAACAGATTTCTCACCAAAAGTGTTCCTATCCATATTGAAACCTTACACTTCAAGCTTTGAAATACTAACAGCACTGATAATTATGGTTTTATGCTCAGGTAATGGCCCTTTCAGTGCAGTTTCTAAAAAATATATAGGTCATAGAAGGTCACAAGTAAGAGTTACCAACTAATATTTCTTGGACATCAGTGCAGAATTTTCAGACAGTGGCAGCCCTGGgatttactgtaaaagcagaaatttttgcaaggctttatttttccctatatttatgaggccctacatctcgcgaaaattaatcctcgcataaatattcaccaacAGCATAATTCTTATTCAAGTagaataccatttttacaatttcacaaatATTGAACTTTGCGACATAGATCTACcgaaaatttcaaattcgcaaaattttgacccagcgaaaatatgcgCATTTACAGTAAAAGAATTTCAAAGTGTagtaaaatgttcttttttctgtgaaatttagTGCACTCCTGTTTAATGTGAGAagatacatgttataataatgcttATCTGTataaacatatagatatattaatatatatacttGATATTTTAGCGAGACTAAGGAGGCCACAGGATGGTTTATTCACAGGTGTGGTTGATGCTTTAGATACTGTACATAATACATACAGAATTACGTTTGACAGACCAGGACTTGGTACATACTCGGTACCAGACTACGAAGTCAGAGTATGTATGAGAACTAAGCATATTAaagagaaaatatatacatgtactgtaaaatcattaaatttcgtggttttggtcaaaacggcaattttgtggggatatgaattcatggatattaacttttgaatataaaatgaatgagaatttttcTTGTTTGTGGAGAacaaattttgtggattgactcaaccacgaaatccactaaaattagtcccccatgaatattaatgatttcacagtataggaATTTACTTTGTTTGATcggataatattttattatctgaCACAGCCAAGAAATTAACGAAAAATAGTCttctatgaaaattaatgagatCACAGTTTGTTGAAGCCTCTTCCAAAAATGTGAGGTTGTAACAAATTTTAAACTACATTCGTTTATTGtgattattattttgatataagtCTAGATTGTGTTTCAGCTTGTTTAAAAAGACTTGTTTCTGCAATATCGAAAATTCCAAGGAGATAAAATGATGTTTAGTACACCATACTACATGCTTTTGGCAAAACAGATTTGTCCATTTGACTTTTGGTTGAGAAGAAAATATGTTGAGTATTTACTGGGAGCAGCTGTATCTGAATTACTTTATTGGGAGGTTCAGATGGGCCTATGTAGATGATTGGATTCTAAGGTTGAGGGTTCAAATCATCACAAGTACTGACCAGAAAGCCAGGAAGTATTCATTAAGTATAGTTAACATGAGAGAGAGAAAATAAGTTGGTTGTAAAGTATTACTTTACTGAGAATGCTGtttatgttttgaatttagaaatgttttgactgttttattcttttgaaagtagtcagatttttatttttcagcaaCTTAATTATGTATGTACATACTGTTGCGAATGTAGTGTTGATTACCAAATTGATGGATAGATATATAAAGGAAATATTGAAACTTGTTTGTTTAAGCATCAGATctgtattttatgtttgtaacaGAGCAGTGAACATGTAGAGACTATACCACTGTCGGCATACCAACAGAAGGCAAGACCACGCCCAGTTCAGCAACGCCAACATGGTGCTCTCATGTCCCCACCCAGATTTATACCAAACAATTTTTCTTCAGGATTTGCACTGGTTTGTATACCTGTCAGATAAAACCTGTCTCCAGTTATATCTTTAATGTATACTTTACCTTTACATGTATTTCAGAACCCAAGAATAAGTCagaatttgaaacttaatttgtcACAAAAAAGTCAACATTTCCATTATAGTAACAGATATTAAAATAAGCCACAGCTCATTTTCAGGACTTTTGGGTCTTTTATTTAGATCATTGAAGGTTTTTTTATAATATGAGTGTTATTCTGCTAGGCTTTTGCCATCAGTAGATGTTTGTCCAGGcagtttggaaaaaaataagATTAGATTATCAAAAAAACTGAAAAGTGAgaatctaaaaaaatttaaaaacaaaaaaaaaaagaggataaATTTTCTCAGTAAagatgatatttaagaaataatatatttcaaacagtgattttgtgttttaataaatCCTTGTTTGCAGTCAACATGCAAAAAAATATTACAAGGGTGCCAAGTTATAAAATAACAACAGTGATTTAATGATTCCAGtgtttcagatatatattttttttcattctaacaCAATATCAAGACTTACTGTGTATGTCTTGGCAACAGCCACCAAATAAAGACAGCTCTGCAATATTCCACTATTATTAGTATGCTAAATACAAAGTTACGGCAAATTCAATATTCACCATTCTTAAATTTTAGTTTCAGTTGTAATGTTAATGAATGCAGGTCGTTTCTGAGACAGAAACAACCTTTTATTTTTACCTTAgtttgaaaaatcttgacaaattGTAACCACATTCAAATATGATTTGCATGTCACATTTTCAGGACAATGATCCATTGCTGAGTGGTTCACCATTTAAAGGACAGCTGATGAGTATTGAAGGCGGCACATATGGTGGATTTCCTATAAAATTTCTTGTTTTAGTGGTGAGTATTGAAAATTCACCTGATTTTGTTGTCAAGTTCTTTTGGATTCACTCCCCTGCCAGGTTAACCAAAAACAATGTGATAGCTTATCATTTCCGAGGGTTAAGGGGCCTCTGTGGTCAAGTGGTTAATGTTGCAGACCTTGAATCCCTTGCCAGTCATTTCTGAGGATTAGAAACCATGTTTTGGTTGTAGAATTTTTTCCTATGAGAAGCTATCAAGCTGGTTTACAGAatgtcggttgttctacccaggtgccccaaACGATGAAATACCAGTAATGCTGAGAATGGGTCTTGGGTCTTCGTCTTttatcaaaagctagaaagtcacttTATGACCAGTATTTGTGTCTGCTTGATGTTAAACACAGCAAAAAAAATTAAGCAAATGTTATGTTCAGTATCATCCTTTAATTACTGTATTACCAATATcatggtaattatgtctcccacaccactgtggtaggagacattgatttactcctgtctgtgtgtgttcGTATGTCAGTCTGTCACATATCTTGTCTCTAtagctctaagtcgaacagttctcattcgatcttcaccaaacttgaacaaaatgtgtttgacaaccCTCGGCCAAATTCGAAAACTAGCCACATCAGTCCAGGCACTTCGAAATTATGGCCCGTGAATTACATATACActgcttactccaacacttatccgataggccgcttactccaacacttactccaaaactatcaaaggtatattttctgcgTGTAAACAGTATAtgaagacagacttactattcagatgattaggcagttgtgggagacatgcacttttctcaaaagcagctctagttttaactAATTTATATACTGATTTACACAATGTAATCAATCGCAATGTAGGGCTGGTCATATATCTGTAAGATTTTGTTCCTTACCTTCTCAAACACTCGATGAATCAAGTTCAAGTATTAAGATTTAATCATGAGATATGAAAAGGaaaatgcaaaagaaataaatgaatcgATTATCGCATCAGTAGAGAAAGTAGGTGTAGATATGAAACTGAAATAATACTGCCAGTGAATACTAACAATGTTATGTTAATTTGTTGGTTGTAGTAAGGTCTGTTGTTTTACCCATGCCCAAAATAATGCCCACAGATGCACCTAggttcttttttcatgttttaaagctggaaaattacTGTACGACATAAGCAgtgtcagtgtgacttaaaatcaaacaaaaaacaaactgattGTTAATATTTTGGATTGTGTGTTTACAGACACGACTGTCAAAGATCCTTGAGATAAAGAAAGACTGGATCAAACAACTGAAGGATATGAATACAGAGGCAGAGAAACGGgtacatgtaaatgtaaattttatgttaCTCTTGTGTAAATAAGAAGTGGGTGCATGCAAATTTTACAttactctttttagctcacctgaacaggTGGATACTCCGGCATCCtacatcaacatttttagctcatctgattttttgaaaaaaaatgatgagttattgtcatcacttgagcggttgtcggcgtcggcgtcggcgtcggtgtcggcgtcggcgtctgcgtcggcgttgcctggttaagttttatgtttaggtcagcttttctcctaaactatcaaagctattgctttgaaacttggaatacttgttcaccatcataagctgaccctgtatagcaagaaacataactccatcttgctttttgcaagatttatggccccttttgtacttagaaaata
This Mercenaria mercenaria strain notata chromosome 17, MADL_Memer_1, whole genome shotgun sequence DNA region includes the following protein-coding sequences:
- the LOC123536102 gene encoding protein lin-9 homolog isoform X2, which encodes MADDSEESNSAKVLVSMKEGLNSPNKRGHPSRIRKRNMRFYNDDEDNSSSPVKSSPRKQSRPSSSRTYVTTGHDKRVAQIIGVRLRNLLKLPKAHKWVCYEWFYSNLDQPLFLGENDFQVCLKESFPQLKLKKMRRVEWSKIRRLMGKPRRCSSSFFAEERAALHNKRQKIRLLQQRKINEVGSHEDLPEEVPVHLVIGTKVTARLRRPQDGLFTGVVDALDTVHNTYRITFDRPGLGTYSVPDYEVRSSEHVETIPLSAYQQKARPRPVQQRQHGALMSPPRFIPNNFSSGFALDNDPLLSGSPFKGQLMSIEGGTYGGFPIKFLVLVTRLSKILEIKKDWIKQLKDMNTEAEKRVHVNKSYQQPIPPEFQKKYANIVLELENLNKDLNEYLVGVQQYCHDISPEQGLKPIDQPSEVKEKADTEAAKLVNKITNNMFHNKRLARNEPLMELIGKLTSLMLQIKTFSENELNSFEFKSLQDTLTEVRSKLDGNNINSFKNNVEIHINHVQSGLSQMGNLHAFSNTQFNVT
- the LOC123536102 gene encoding protein lin-9 homolog isoform X3, which encodes MKEGLNSPNKRGHPSRIRKRNMRFYNDDEDNSSSPVKSSPRKQSRPSSSRTYVTTGHDKRVAQIIGVRLRNLLKLPKAHKWVCYEWFYSNLDQPLFLGENDFQVCLKESFPQLKLKKMRRVEWSKIRRLMGKPRRCSSSFFAEERAALHNKRQKIRLLQQRKINEVGSHEDLPEEVPVHLVIGTKVTARLRRPQDGLFTGVVDALDTVHNTYRITFDRPGLGTYSVPDYEVRSSEHVETIPLSAYQQKARPRPVQQRQHGALMSPPRFIPNNFSSGFALDNDPLLSGSPFKGQLMSIEGGTYGGFPIKFLVLVTRLSKILEIKKDWIKQLKDMNTEAEKRVHVNKSYQQPIPPEFQKKYANIVLELENLNKDLNEYLVGVQQYCHDISPEQGLKPIDQPSEVKEKADTEAAKLVNKITNNMFHNKRLARNEPLMELIGKLTSLMLQIKTFSENELNSFEFKSLQDTLTEVRSKLDGNNINSFKNNVEIHINHVQSGLSQMGNLHAFSNTQFNVT
- the LOC123536102 gene encoding protein lin-9 homolog isoform X1, which translates into the protein MIRKKLAEMPPFGPFCQSSGITTEDRKVSFVGNSAKVLVSMKEGLNSPNKRGHPSRIRKRNMRFYNDDEDNSSSPVKSSPRKQSRPSSSRTYVTTGHDKRVAQIIGVRLRNLLKLPKAHKWVCYEWFYSNLDQPLFLGENDFQVCLKESFPQLKLKKMRRVEWSKIRRLMGKPRRCSSSFFAEERAALHNKRQKIRLLQQRKINEVGSHEDLPEEVPVHLVIGTKVTARLRRPQDGLFTGVVDALDTVHNTYRITFDRPGLGTYSVPDYEVRSSEHVETIPLSAYQQKARPRPVQQRQHGALMSPPRFIPNNFSSGFALDNDPLLSGSPFKGQLMSIEGGTYGGFPIKFLVLVTRLSKILEIKKDWIKQLKDMNTEAEKRVHVNKSYQQPIPPEFQKKYANIVLELENLNKDLNEYLVGVQQYCHDISPEQGLKPIDQPSEVKEKADTEAAKLVNKITNNMFHNKRLARNEPLMELIGKLTSLMLQIKTFSENELNSFEFKSLQDTLTEVRSKLDGNNINSFKNNVEIHINHVQSGLSQMGNLHAFSNTQFNVT